Part of the Onthophagus taurus isolate NC chromosome 11, IU_Otau_3.0, whole genome shotgun sequence genome is shown below.
TGTAGCCCCCATTGCGCTTTCGCCCTAACCACTAATTCAATTGGGGTGTCATCGCTCACTTTTTCCTTTGGCACATTCGAGGCATGCTTCGGGTCTAAATCGTATTGAATCAACGAGCCGTAACAAGACATTACGAAAAGCGATTCGACGGGTTTTATTGAGGATGATTTTAGTGATGGGGTTGTTGTTGTAGGGGTGGGATTTAAAATCCAAGCTCTTGGAGGGGCGAAACACGCGCAAACTCTTAAAATGTCTTGAACGGGATCTTCGGTGGATGATGTCGAGGATGATGAACTTAAACGTTGGCGATTCGAAACGGTTCTTTGTTGATTATGGGTGGTGGTTTGGACATAAACTGGTTGTCTAACCTAAGAGATCAAAAATGGgttatgataataatttaatttggaaaaattcaagaattatcatgtcgcttaaaaattgataactttttttaatcgatgcgaaatgacccaaaaaacatatatattttCAGATGGTGTTTTTCTTAGCCTTTCGAAGCATAACGACTGACTTGTCGTTAGATAGACTGTGTGTTCACTGATACAAAAACCCACAACGACAGTAATGTCTTTATATACCATCTACCTACTTTCATGGATCTGAATGTTAACGTTCTTTTgtcaaccaacccaacccaaccctgaATTTACAACCCACTTTCTGCTCCATGCTCAATCCGACATTTGGGAAATTCGCAttagtttaaatgttaattaacctaACTCAATAAGTCAGTAAATTAGGAGGATCTGAATATTTACCCTTTTTTTCAACAGACCAACTCGGAATTTACAGCCTACCCCcattttagtaataataataagtttattgccACCAAGATTTACAATAATAACAGAACAATACATTATGATAACCATGAcattaaccctttgtgtcccaagaagtcaaaaatttttaaactttgtgacagaatcagacagaattaaaacgctatcaaaatacactcagtaaaggcctttggaatcaattttagcaaaatatgcaatccccctaTTTTTGCATATCTAATtagtgccaaaaaagatgctaattcaaaaattcctgaaagctgtgtttattgaaattaagaaatgaaacttattttaaattgaagcttaaacctttctgtttaaatcgatgtataataatcgttgggttgaattagaaaatattgagaaaaaaatgttgaaataaaacttacattttcgtataacctaaaaatatcaaaaaagatgctaatttaaaaattcctggaagccgtatttattgaaattaaggaatgaaacttattttaaattaaagctcaaagctttctctttaaaatgatgtataataattgatgggttggattggaaaaatattaagaaaaaaaatgttgaaataaaacttatattttcgtataacctaaaaatatcaaaaaagatgctaatttaaaaattcctggaagccgtatttattgaaattaaggaatgaaacttattttaaattaaagctcaaagctttctctttaaaatgatgtataataattgatgggttggattggaaaaatattaagaaaaaaaatgttgaaataaaacttatattttcgtataacctaaaaatatcaaaaaagatgctaatttaaaaattcctggaagccgtatttattgaaattaaagaatgaaacttattttaaattaaagctcaaagctttctctttaaaatgatgtataataattgatgggttggattggaaaaatattaagaaaaaaaatgttgaaataaaacttacattttcgtataacctaaaaatatcaaaaaatatgttaatttaaaaattcctggaagccgtatttattgaaattaaggaatgaaacttattttaaattaaagctcaaagctttctctttaaaatgacgtataataattgatgggttggattggaaaaatattaagaaaaaaaatgttgaaataaaacttacattttcgtataacctaaaaatattaaaaaaagatgctaatttaaaaattcctggaagccatatttattgaaattaaggagtgaaacttattttaaattaaagttcaaagcttactctttaaaatgatgtataataattgatgggttggattggaaaaatattgagaaaaaaatgttgaaataaaacttacattttcgtataacctaaaaatatcaaaaaagatgctaatttaaaaattcctggaagccgtatttattgaaattaaggaatgaaacttatttcaaattaaagctcaaagctttctctttaaagtgatgtataataattaatgggttggtttgaaaaaatattaagaaaaaaaattttgaaataaaacttatattttcgtataacctaaaaatatcaaaaaagatgctaatttaaaaattcctggaagccgtatttattgaaattaaggaatgaaacttattttaaattaaagctcaaagctttctctttaaaatgatgtataataattgatgggttgggttggaaaaaaataaaaaaaaaaacgttgaaataaaacttacattttcgtataacctaagagtgtcaaaaaaatgctaatttaaaaatgccccgaatagatgactacagcttaaaatgagtgtttcaAAGTACCGGTACTTTAgagtaccgtcgggacacaaagggttaacaAAAGTTTGACAAAAGGTCAATTTATAGCCAGAGGCTATGTTTTCAAAAAGACCCAACCAGCAATGTATGCATGGAATtaagataaataattaatatggCAACTATaggaaaaaacaaaaataacaagtcTACATGTCAAGTAACAGAAAAAGAATAGGaacaaaaaaggaagaaaatcGGATTAAAGCTGTCAGCTGAAAAGGGAAAAGAGAAGAAGCAGATGGCATCAAAAATCAGTCTCAGATAACTGTAGAGAGATTTATTCCACAGATTTATAACATGTACAGTGAATGATCTGAGACATCAGACTATGGTCTAGTAGGAAGACCGCGAGACGCTTTTAACTGAAATGCAGTGAACAGGTAAATTGGAGATTTAGAAGAAAGTATCTTGTAGAAGGTAGTTAATGTGGGAAAAGGATCTACGCTTCTCAACGGTGAGCATCTCGAGATgacaattattttgtaacctcTCTAATTTGTAGGGGAGAATTAAAGAGTAACAGGGGTTGCGACGAACAATAGGTGGAAGAAAACAACCAAGTTTGCGTAGGGaatagaaacagaaataaagtTTCCTGCAGACAGACTGAATCTGGGATTGCCAGGACAATGCAGAATCCATCATCACCCCCCAAGCTTTTAACTGTTTGAAAGAATTGTATGATCAAGTGTCAGATGGGTATTATTGATgggataaaattttgttagcAAAGGTCTTGTTCCGAAAGCAATACTTTGAGTCTTTGCTATATTCAACCTCAAGCCATGGTATCTAGACCAGTCTAGAACACTAGCAAGAACCCTATTAAGCCGCATTACCGCTGCTGGAAGTTCATCCACAGCTGCAGATGTATAAATTTGGAGGTCGTCTATAGGGCATATAGGTGAAAGTTGCACTTAATTATCTTAGCAATGCAATTTATGAAGACGGAAAAGAGAAGTGGACCCAAAACATAAGGAACGATTAGAAAAGTATGATGACAAAACGTGAAGTcacatcgaaactttaaagtgatttttctgtaatttttacactttaaaaaaaaatgctgatttttaagcgacatgatgattcttgaattacacctttaatttaatattttacctGTGCTAAAGGATTCACAAGTGTTGGTTGCGCAAACGGCGGTAATCTGGGGTTATGATATGGTAAATGTGATATAACGGGCGCTTCGAATATTGAAACGGGGCTATTTGATCTTCCTTCGGCGGTTAATCCGGCGGATCGATGAAACCGGgacattttatttacaacgTACGGAGTGGCGTGGGTTCTTACACCGACGGGACCTCCGTACGGCGTTATCGGGAAAACGTGGGTTGTTCCTCGTAACGTTGAAACGGTCGCCCAGCGGGAATCGGCCGAAAAACACATATCCTGTACTTTCGCGGTGGTATCACCTCTGTGGAGGATGTAAAGATGATGAACCGCCGCTAAAGAGGGCCCCCCGGGATGCGGGTTTATTCGAAACACATGAAAATCGTGCCCGCGTTTATCCGCCGTTAAAAGAAGCATCCCACTCGGATCGAAACACATCGAAACGATCGCTTCGGTGTGAGCGGTGAAATGGGATACGATCGCGTCCGGTTCGACGGTTTTATCTATTTGTGATGATTTTTCAgcctaaaataatatattattatacgaGCATATAATCATCATCATTATATgtgagtagaatactatactttgtccatgACTACTATTCAAATTggttccataaatttattttcttaattaaatttttaaataaagtttaaacgtcaatgtgacactaATTCAATGGTACCAACTGTAACCaatttcacaacaatttgtcaattttatgaaatatcatgttttttttacgaaaattaattaatttatgcttaaatcatataaaaaaggaatttgtttatgtttttttaatgtcaaacctttaaaaagtactaaaaaaattgaattaaattgacgttttttgaaatttgacgtttcaaataattattattaatctgtCAAGTTGATTATCCGTGAATAACGATTATTCACAGCTATTATGCACTctgtgaaaaatgactaccctTTCGTTCtagaaaactcatttataaggtatatattaCAAGGTAGTCATGGACAATAGTAtattatatgagcatataatgagggctattattcactaaggttatgtttattaacctgagtgaataataggTCATTATATgtgagtagaatactatactttgtccatgactactattgaaattgattccataaattatttttttaaataaatttgtgaataaagtttaaacgtcaattgtgacacaaattcaatgttaccaactgtaaccaacttcataacaatttgtcaaaattaaatgtcaattttatgaaacatgttttttttactaaaattaattaatttatgcttaaattataggaaaaaagaaatttgtttgtttttttaatgtcaaacctttagaaagtactaaaaaaattgaattaaattgacgttttttaaaattttgacatttcaaataattattattaatctgtCAAGTTGATTACTCATGAATGATTATTCACCCCTATTATTCACTCTGTGAAAATGACTACCCTTTCATTCtagaaaactcatttataagatatatattataaggtagtcatggacaaaaatattttttaattccaaattattttttttacctcAATAtctaaaattgtaataatccCTTTTTGTAAAACATTGCTGGGGGAATGAATATTGGGTGGGGGTTTATATGGTGTAGTTCCTGTTAAACTATTAGCAACAGTTTCTCCAAACTCCCTTAAACCTCTCCCTAAAGATTTCGCCGCATGCAACACAGTAGCTGTATaactctaaaaaaaaaattaattaataaaattaacctaatcaaattaaaatcctTACTTGTATCCCTTCCCCATCATTTCCTCCACTACTTCTTCTTGAaggaatcaatttattttcagcATAGGCAACCCATCTTGTTCCTAAAGCAACGGGGTTCGGATTAATTCCAGGGCTAAGATAACAAGTGGTGATTACAAGTTTATCTTCTAAAGTAAAAGCATCAAAAACGGCGATTCTTTCGGTAAAAGTCACAGCGACCGACGTTCTATTAGCCAAGACGTCTAAAATGGGGAGTTGAAATTTGATCAATTTAACCTGCTCGCTCGTTTTGAGTGATAAAAAACTAAGGGAGCAAAAATGCGGACTAGGAGTTGCGTTATCACAAAGTGCTATCAGCGGTCTTTTATCTGAAAATTCATCGACGATGTTTAACCCTATTTTTGATGGGTTtggaagaatttttaaaacttttactgtGCCATGTTTCCAAGATAATAATAAGACAGCTTCTCCCGTTGCGGGAATCGACCATACTTGGAGTCCGTTGGAGTAtcccaaaattaatattaacgggGATGGTATAAAATTTTCGCTCTCTGCATCTTGGGAATATTCCTCGGAGAAAAGCTCCTCAAATCTAGCCCATTGAACTTGATCTTTCGTCTCGCCAGGGACATTATAAGCAGTTGGGACTACGTCGCTTATAAATCCAGCTACACTGTCTAAAATCGATGGGTCAGTAACGTGTTGAGGGGACACAGTAACAGATTCTTTTCCATTTTTCCCATGATGATGGGATCTTGATCGAACTTGAGCATCCGCTGacattgtttttaataacttcttaattctaaaaaaagttcaaaaatttaaataaacatacataaacaaagtttgtttttgttttcaaacAAAGGGTGTGGAAAGTGAATGTTGAAGGACAAAggcttttgttaaaaactttaaaaaaaaaattaatttagccctcaaaacgttttaatttttattaccaattaagtaattaaacatttacctcgttttttataccaaatgATTCACATTTTCTTTCTAATTGCACTGCGTCATTGTCATTTTACCACAGATGACAGATTTAAACACCAACCGAAATATGACGTCAACCTGTTTATTATGCCCCGTTTTACAACACTACGAAAAATCTTCACGCTTATAACACCTAATCAACGAATTAATCGAATTAATCATCCAGAAGGAACcgaattttaatcaaaactgAACTTATTTCGCACACAAAACCCAATCTGTCATAACATAACAGAAATCAGCTGATTGGGTAACCAACAAACAAAGCCTgtcgaaatattaaaaaataggcAACCACATATACCCTAAAAACCTTCactttcataaattaattttaatgaaggtcaaaattaaattaatttattatttttgagttaaatagaatttattgggaaattatttaatgggaaaatcgatttaattaaaatgaaatttataatataataattaagtaattGTTGTTAGTATAGGAAACTGTAATAATTTCaagtttaaattcaaaaaaattttataattttaatatacaaaGATTCTTaacataacaaatttatttaatacattaaaaattaagaacaaaattaagaacaattaaaaaaatcgattataattaaaatttaatcatttaaaagtaaaaaaatattttaggttaAGTCCTCCTAAAAACGACCCCATTATTTACACGAAAACTGATTTATTCCTTTGTatactttaaattgtttactaAACCTTCACACCTCAACTTTacattaattcataattaataacgttatttttaacaacaacaacaaagatAGTACACATAGGTTGGCAATATCTCGAGACGAGAAgcgatagaaatttttaagtaGAGAGAATTATGCTACCGAGTGTTTACGATTTTGTTGCGGCTCATTTTAAACTAGATTTAAACGTTTCGGTAAGTTTATGTGTTCGGAAAGTGTGTAGAATTTATCGATTAATGGTTTAGGCGTCGATTAACCCCCAAAATAGCGTAAAAACCGCTTTAAATCCCAATCATTTTTCCAAACCACTCTCATCCAAACGCCAgccatttttataaatcaccTCTCACTCGGTTCAATTTCAATCAACAATAACTTTAGAATTACCGGATTAAACATTCTTTTGGAACCCTTAAGTATcataaaatgtgttatttacatttttaataaataatttgattgtGGGTCATTGttattgattaaaatgatGCCTCCTAATGAGAACACTGAGTTAGTTTAgtcgtttcattaaaaaatttttttttgtagtcttaattattaaaaaaagttaattatggCTAATAATGAATTGCCAGTAAGCTGTAAGTTTATCCTTGATCAACAAATTCCGATAGATGAGTTATTAGGCTCTGTAACCACCTATAATAACGTAGAAGGATCTGAAGCCAAAAACATGCAAATAAGAGCAAGTGCCAgggtttttaaaaaaatgaaattggaTTCAACTCCGACTCAAACACTTCCATCACCCATAATCGAGaaaaaaggttatttttaatcagatttattattaaattaataattgtgaGTGTTTTGTAGAGCCAATTAAAGAGGAATCCAAACCGGAGGGTCGAAGGCCTTTAAGATTATGGGATTTAgaagataaaaaacttttttttgaagcTCTAAACGAGTATGGTAAAGATTTCGAAGCGATCCATGCTTACATCACAactaaattaaagaaaaaaggagTTCCCGAGTATCAATATAAAACCAGAGAACAAATTAGGCACTTATATTACAGAACTTGgcacaaaatttcaaaacatttaatattttcagagggtaaaatataatttattttaattcctttttaattcaatttattatttagagGTTAAAAAGGTCGCTCAAGAACTATATGGCTTAATTAATTATGgagaattaagaaaaaaattgttatttgtcAGCGAAAAAGCTTGTATGAAACTTAACGAACTCATATATAGGGGCTCCGTTGCGATTAGAACCCGAGGAAAAACGATTAGGGTGAGGACTCCGATTTGTAGAGCTTTGaggattttgaatcaattggatggtaattaataaaacaaagtaataaagttataaaatttttaatccaaaaataatttagatgGGCACAATGACCTCAAGttaccattaaaaatcaaCGTCGAACTTAAACCGAAAGATATGGATACGTGGATGGTCGTTCAAAAACTTTCGCAAAATCCTCGAATAAAAACAACCGTTCCTTTACAGAGGAGAGTAAGCGCTTTATTGCTTTATTTGAATGATAAATGGAAAACTTATGAAACAACCCAGGTATGTTATCCTTAGAAAGGTAACCTTCACTAAATATTATGATGCTACacttttataatcaattttgagaaGAGAGGATAGGTTGTGTTAATAACAACAATGAATTAGTATCTAAATGAATgcgttaaattaatttcatataactttttggtcAAAATCACTTCTCCTCCAAGTTACAGCCCTCTAAAATTAGAGGAAAAGaattgtttctctttaataaatccactatGGAGGAATTTGGAAGGATGAAATTCAGATTCAATTTGGTAGGCTGATGTCATaatgacaaatttttaaataatgggCGCGTTCACCAACTGTCAACGTTTGCAAATGAAGACCAAACTGTTGGCAACATTTCTGGTGAATGCAACCCTAACTTC
Proteins encoded:
- the LOC111424986 gene encoding breast carcinoma-amplified sequence 3 homolog isoform X2; amino-acid sequence: MSADAQVRSRSHHHGKNGKESVTVSPQHVTDPSILDSVAGFISDVVPTAYNVPGETKDQVQWARFEELFSEEYSQDAESENFIPSPLILILGYSNGLQVWSIPATGEAVLLLSWKHGTVKVLKILPNPSKIGLNIVDEFSDKRPLIALCDNATPSPHFCSLSFLSLKTSEQVKLIKFQLPILDVLANRTSVAVTFTERIAVFDAFTLEDKLVITTCYLSPGINPNPVALGTRWVAYAENKLIPSRRSSGGNDGEGIQSYTATVLHAAKSLGRGLREFGETVANSLTGTTPYKPPPNIHSPSNVLQKGIITILDIEAEKSSQIDKTVEPDAIVSHFTAHTEAIVSMCFDPSGMLLLTADKRGHDFHVFRINPHPGGPSLAAVHHLYILHRGDTTAKVQDMCFSADSRWATVSTLRGTTHVFPITPYGGPVGVRTHATPYVVNKMSRFHRSAGLTAEGRSNSPVSIFEAPVISHLPYHNPRLPPFAQPTLVNPLAQVRQPVYVQTTTHNQQRTVSNRQRLSSSSSTSSTEDPVQDILRVCACFAPPRAWILNPTPTTTTPSLKSSSIKPVESLFVMSCYGSLIQYDLDPKHASNVPKEKVSDDTPIELVVRAKAQWGLQRDSNARRDDVPLPLSGEFLKLLETEAPSTKLKPDHNDDRWLSQVEIVTHAGPHRRLWMGPQFTFKTYTTTAGSPGSILESKPIDVRRSKPVNMPLTGAYPVLIEAGSVGSCEPSPKLLDACQRHFDETGCSELQLKEDLADAMLESPGAREGAPSRTVGVVKVVNPLGTVVTVPDQDSELILETQEEVIHENCDEALFRPVVASKAVVFAEPKNVQTKISYSSLHINPDKDKVSRKDNLIDLSYFKPPSSFKRNDNIKKIENEFSEVDSGRFDPNPVNSDSKQVKVDSICDISDADILVSFDEDRDGDVFKPDTEREEEALIEFLKKSENDINEGNEQDSNLTQDTKDVAFSSSEEERIVPKKSRKPKTKLGVRITNLNKPIEAPTPLLIVDDVQPKRSWSNVAATSKIEAEEDEETTINEDINTEKGEFLKINKSSDEEEKVDTTGSSTQTETTTESDDSSNNKVANEEESMIAMDTEEDYGGEEKIKIASTTVIKTNKKKSKKKKR
- the LOC111424986 gene encoding breast carcinoma-amplified sequence 3 homolog isoform X1; the encoded protein is MSADAQVRSRSHHHGKNGKESVTVSPQHVTDPSILDSVAGFISDVVPTAYNVPGETKDQVQWARFEELFSEEYSQDAESENFIPSPLILILGYSNGLQVWSIPATGEAVLLLSWKHGTVKVLKILPNPSKIGLNIVDEFSDKRPLIALCDNATPSPHFCSLSFLSLKTSEQVKLIKFQLPILDVLANRTSVAVTFTERIAVFDAFTLEDKLVITTCYLSPGINPNPVALGTRWVAYAENKLIPSRRSSGGNDGEGIQSYTATVLHAAKSLGRGLREFGETVANSLTGTTPYKPPPNIHSPSNVLQKGIITILDIEAEKSSQIDKTVEPDAIVSHFTAHTEAIVSMCFDPSGMLLLTADKRGHDFHVFRINPHPGGPSLAAVHHLYILHRGDTTAKVQDMCFSADSRWATVSTLRGTTHVFPITPYGGPVGVRTHATPYVVNKMSRFHRSAGLTAEGRSNSPVSIFEAPVISHLPYHNPRLPPFAQPTLVNPLAQVRQPVYVQTTTHNQQRTVSNRQRLSSSSSTSSTEDPVQDILRVCACFAPPRAWILNPTPTTTTPSLKSSSIKPVESLFVMSCYGSLIQYDLDPKHASNVPKEKVSDDTPIELVVRAKAQWGLQRDSNARRDDVPLPLSGEFLKLLETEAPSTKLKPDHNDDRWLSQVEIVTHAGPHRRLWMGPQFTFKTYTTTAGSPGSILESKPIDVRRSKPVNMPLTGAYPVLIEAGSVGSCEPSPKLLDACQRHFDETGCSELQLKEDLADAMLESPGAREGGGRHRRVFSSSMSSKAPSRTVGVVKVVNPLGTVVTVPDQDSELILETQEEVIHENCDEALFRPVVASKAVVFAEPKNVQTKISYSSLHINPDKDKVSRKDNLIDLSYFKPPSSFKRNDNIKKIENEFSEVDSGRFDPNPVNSDSKQVKVDSICDISDADILVSFDEDRDGDVFKPDTEREEEALIEFLKKSENDINEGNEQDSNLTQDTKDVAFSSSEEERIVPKKSRKPKTKLGVRITNLNKPIEAPTPLLIVDDVQPKRSWSNVAATSKIEAEEDEETTINEDINTEKGEFLKINKSSDEEEKVDTTGSSTQTETTTESDDSSNNKVANEEESMIAMDTEEDYGGEEKIKIASTTVIKTNKKKSKKKKR
- the LOC111424986 gene encoding breast carcinoma-amplified sequence 3 homolog isoform X3; translation: MSADAQVRSRSHHHGKNGKESVTVSPQHVTDPSILDSVAGFISDVVPTAYNVPGETKDQVQWARFEELFSEEYSQDAESENFIPSPLILILGYSNGLQVWSIPATGEAVLLLSWKHGTVKVLKILPNPSKIGLNIVDEFSDKRPLIALCDNATPSPHFCSLSFLSLKTSEQVKLIKFQLPILDVLANRTSVAVTFTERIAVFDAFTLEDKLVITTCYLSPGINPNPVALGTRWVAYAENKLIPSRRSSGGNDGEGIQSYTATVLHAAKSLGRGLREFGETVANSLTGTTPYKPPPNIHSPSNVLQKGIITILDIEAEKSSQIDKTVEPDAIVSHFTAHTEAIVSMCFDPSGMLLLTADKRGHDFHVFRINPHPGGPSLAAVHHLYILHRGDTTAKVQDMCFSADSRWATVSTLRGTTHVFPITPYGGPVGVRTHATPYVVNKMSRFHRSAGLTAEGRSNSPVSIFEAPVISHLPYHNPRLPPFAQPTLVNPLAQVRQPVYVQTTTHNQQRTVSNRQRLSSSSSTSSTEDPVQDILRVCACFAPPRAWILNPTPTTTTPSLKSSSIKPVESLFVMSCYGSLIQYDLDPKHASNVPKEKVSDDTPIELVVRAKAQWGLQRDSNARRDDVPLPLSGEFLKLLETEAPSTKLKPDHNDDRWLSQVEIVTHAGPHRRLWMGPQFTFKTYTTTAGSPGSILESKPIDVRRSKPVNMPLTGAYPVLIEAGSVGSCEPSPKLLDACQRHFDETGCSELQLKEDLADAMLESPGAREGDADILVSFDEDRDGDVFKPDTEREEEALIEFLKKSENDINEGNEQDSNLTQDTKDVAFSSSEEERIVPKKSRKPKTKLGVRITNLNKPIEAPTPLLIVDDVQPKRSWSNVAATSKIEAEEDEETTINEDINTEKGEFLKINKSSDEEEKVDTTGSSTQTETTTESDDSSNNKVANEEESMIAMDTEEDYGGEEKIKIASTTVIKTNKKKSKKKKR